The Eublepharis macularius isolate TG4126 chromosome 11, MPM_Emac_v1.0, whole genome shotgun sequence genome includes a region encoding these proteins:
- the LOC129337738 gene encoding putative protein FAM10A4: MDLRRVRNLQALINAYQQDPGLVGAKQLTLLRAHMENILNAYTDVFGRKAVKEEDKSEATTSNESDSDIDEDGEILEPDQDVPQEMGDENVRLTSEMMDQADEKREEAFDALEKGHLQRALALFTEAIKLNPQSSVTYVNRASVFVKLKKPTAAIRDCNKASQINSKSTLPYKWRGKAYILLGQWKKAAEDFTMASKWDCDEETSALLQMVQLRLRRIAEDHQKYEQEQELKEIQERLEKVRLALEEQAAVQREETSWNEMARAVRKHLKFFFTLLDPRMMMAFLDVVWNPENIYKYRKRNVLMKLSRKC; encoded by the coding sequence ATGGATCTCAGGAGAGTGAGGAATCTTCAGGCACTGATCAATGCATATCAACAAGACCCTGGGCTTGTGGGagccaagcagcttacattgctgCGGGCCCACATGGAGAATATCTTAAATGCTTACACAGATGTCTTTGGCAGAAAAGCAGTCAAGGAGGAAGACAAGTCTGAGGCCACCACCAGCAATGAAAGTGATTCTGACATTGATGAAGACGGTGAGATCCTTGAGCCCGACCAAGATGTTCCCCAAGAGATGGGAGATGAAAATGTGAGACTCACCAGCGAGATGATGGATCAGGCTGATGAAAAGAGAGAAGAAGCTTTTGATGCTCTTGAGAAGGGTCACCTCCAAAGAGCCCTCGCGCTGTTCACGGAGGCCATCAAGTTGAACCCCCAGTCCAGTGTCACATACGTGAACAGAGCCAGTGTCTTTGTGAAACTGAAGAAACCAACCGCTGCCATTCGAGACTGTAACAAGGCCTCACAGATCAACTCCAAATCCACCCTGCCCTATAAGTGGCGAGGGAAAGCCTACATCCTCCTGGGGCAGTGGAAGAAAGCAGCCGAAGACTTCACCATGGCGTCCAAATGGGATTGCGACGAAGAAACCAGCGCTTTGCTTCAAATGGTGCAGCTCAGGCTCCGGAGGATAGCAGAGGATCATCAAAAATATGAGCAAGAGCAGGAGCTCAAGGAAATCCAGGAGAGGCTAGAAAAAGTGAGGCTGGCTTTGGAGGAGCAAGCAGCAGTCCAGCGAGAGGAGACTTCCTGGAATGAAATGGCCAGAGCAGTCCGGAAGCATCTCAAATTTTTCTTCACCCTCCTGGATCCCAGGATGATGATGGCATTCCTGGATGTAGTTTGGAATCCAGAGAACATCTACAAATACCGAAAGAGGAACGTGCTAATGAAGCTCTCTCGCAAATGTTGA